A portion of the Scylla paramamosain isolate STU-SP2022 chromosome 2, ASM3559412v1, whole genome shotgun sequence genome contains these proteins:
- the LOC135114902 gene encoding uncharacterized protein LOC135114902 isoform X3, protein MNVSVSGSRMSEWTPSFRFGVPATCYLVTNVLYLLALRSTAPPLWLMLIQTRTFYAVGVYHVVFGRDVSWGQMTGCLLVVASLPLAHASELEEGRPALLPSTLMASQTAAFLSTMASIVIEVSCEKGHEVGIRNQEMVRLRYTGKVSACIARPPSVFLLQLLLKNDSRSFCEQQTWLYCWSGFMAAIGLALQAPPLALSRFNLQSPSTWCCVLAVVSSAVSGLCVPVIIRSLDTIVKDYLAALNNVLLALLTAALFPHHFTLSGLFLLSLLVLLCGIWLYERKTLPVSSALNRIKSWFSLVGW, encoded by the exons ATGAATGTCTCG GTGAGCGGGTCCCGGATGAGTGAGTGGACGCCCTCCTTTAGGTTCGGGGTTCCTGCCACCTGCTACCTGGTCACCAACGTGCTGTACCTGCTGGCGCTCAGAAGCACTGCCCCGCCCCTCTGGCTCATGCTTATCCAGACCAGGACCTTCTACGCTGTTGGTGTCTACCac GTTGTGTTCGGGCGGGATGTGTCCTGGGGCCAGATGACGGGCTGCCTCCTGGTGGTGGCCAGCCTGCCACTGGCTCATGCAAGTGAGCTAGAAGAAGGTCGCCCCGCCCTTCTCCCTTCTACCCTCATGGCCTCTCAGACAGCGGCCTTCCTATCTACCATGGCCTCCATCGTCATTGAGGTGAGTTGTGAGAAGGGGCATGAAGTGGGAATCAGGAATCAGGAGATGGTGAGGCTGAGGTACACAGGCAAGGTTTCAGCGTGCATAGCTCGTCCTCCCTCCGTCTTTCTTCTTCAGCTCCTGCTTAAGAACGACTCCCGGAGCTTCTGTGAGCAGCAGACGTGGCTGTACTGCTGGAGTGGCTTCATGGCCGCCATTGGCCTGGCCCTGCAGGCTCCGCCCCTGGCCCTCTCCCGCTTTaacctgcag TCCCCGTCCACGTGGTGCTGCGTGCTGGCCGTGGTGTCCTCGGCGGTGTCTGGCCTGTGTGTCCCCGTCATCATCAGGAGCCTGGACACTATTGTCAAG GACTATCTTGCCGCGCTGAACAACGTGTTACTGGCCCTGCTGACTGCTGCCCTCTTTCCCCACCACTTCACCCTCAgtggcctcttcctcctctccctgctggTCCTGCTGTGCGGCATCTGGCTCTACGAGAGGAAGACCCTGCCTGTTTCCTCCGCTCTGAACCGCATCAAGTCATGGTTCTCGTTAGTGGGATGGTGa
- the LOC135114893 gene encoding uncharacterized protein LOC135114893, with protein sequence MSEADISTDSLEDCQDLKSGVSMADSSTACAEESMQDEDDDENDENALVVVMTEAEEDTNDEDGDHSGEGKDNDEDDDNEESDDDSDSKDDEGDTKDDEGESKDEGDESRDDVGSNDGETAVRTCKERVLRTQQGEDRDPDQPVSLGFSDALDEMLLQHGEFPASPLLASSLRYRNTSLDALLDFRSHTRQPASHAGAAAATTHDHRLGFKEEQSPPSVLSWRTGEGGECLWSPSTSASFASSRAAARNVDNSYTPGPACFLGARCLLPGEHHSPPPAHQAAGSLPACRYSRQPPAYNWHLPPAPWQPTTVPWQPPTVPWQPPTGHWQPPTAHWQPPVPQWQPPTAHQQPPTAHWQPPSVHHKSDGRRSPKLDAADVDGNSSEADGRKCSPRRAMINEVMLNNTRAFRSHPLYPLLHDLAVIDHYFNKAAFNLGPLLSFLPSTTEEMVTLYLRSNPHVALNFSEDTQSLAVDAVVLDAVTYTHHSLLEKVTFKSSQEATRMRERAAKVGRERRGVEEIRDRYMDVLRSSKPLRRAWLGDCTAPTTTTTTLTTTTTTGRTRAEGAHYTESDDKTFLDSLHLDSLPAPLSPIPDTNPAPSTLHSVSATSCIPQVCSTASLSVTLTLTVSTTTTTTTTTTTTAADNAVTAPYPADARRRMPNTHHSREAREVLRAWLKEHQHYPYPDDDQKAALVRLTGLTVQQVTRWLSNARRRHLPRLKADRGTQ encoded by the exons ATGAGCGAGGCAGACATAAGCACCGATTCCCTGGAGGACTGCCAAGACCTAAAAAGCGGCGTTAGCATGGCGGACTCCTCAACAGCGTGTGCAG AGGAATCAATGCAGGATGAGGATGACGACGAGAACGACGAAAACGCCCtggttgtggtgatgacagAAGCTGAGGAGGATACTAACGACGAGGATGGCGACCACAGCGGCGAGGGCAAGGACAACGATGAGGATGACGATAATGAAGAAAGTGACGATGATAGTGACAGCAAGGACGATGAAGGCGACACCAAGGATGATGAAGGCGAAAGCAAGGACGAAGGTGACGAAAGTAGAGACGATGTTGGCAGCAACGATGGTGAG ACTGCAGTGAGGACATGTAAGGAGAGAGTTTTGAGGACACAGCAAGGTGAGGACAGAGACCCAGATCAGCCTGTCTCTCTAGGCTTTTCCGATGCCCTGGACGAGATGCTGCTGCAGCACGGGGAGTTCCCCGCCTCGCCGCTCCTCGCTTCCTCCCTCAG GTATCGGAACACATCGCTGGACGCGCTCCTCGACTTCAGGTCCCACACCAGGCAGCCCGCCTCCCATGCtggtgccgccgccgccacaacgCATGACCATCGCCTCGGTTTTAAG GAGGAACAGTCGCCGCCGTCAGTCCTGTCCTGGAGAACCGGGGAAGGGGGTGAGTGTCTTTGGTCTCCCTCCACTAGCGCTTCCTTCGCCAGCTCCCGTGCCGCTGCAAGGAATGTGGACAA CTCCTACACGCCTGGCCCTGCGTGCTTCCTCGGCGCCCGCTGCCTCCTGCCTGGTGAGCACCACTCGCCTCCCCCAGCCCATCAGGCCGCTGGATCCCTTCCAGCATGCAGGTACTCCAGGCAGCCACCAGCATACAACTGGCACCTGCCCCCCGCCCCCTGGCAGCCCACCACCGTCCCCTGGCAGCCGCCCACCGTCCCCTGGCAGCCGCCCACCGGCCACTGGCAGCCGCCCACCGCTCACTGGCAGCCACCTGTCCCACAGTGGCAGCCGCCCACCGCCCACCAACAGCCGCCCACCGCCCACTGGCAGCCACCCTCCGTCCACCACAAGAGTGACGGTCGCCGGTCACCAAAG CTCGACGCGGCGGATGTGGATGGAAACAGCAGCGAGGCGGATGGACGGAAGTGCTCACCGCGGAGAGCGATGATTAATGAAGTGATGCTCAACAACACCCGCGCCTTCCGGTCTCACCCTCTGTACCCGTTGCTGCACGACCTGGCGGTGATCGACCACTACTTCAACAAGGCTGCCTTCAACCTGG ggcccctcctctccttcctgccatCGACCACGGAGGAAATGGTGACCCTGTACCTGAGGAGCAACCCACACGTGGCCCTCAACTTCAGTGAGGACACGCAGAGCCTTGCCGTGGACGCCGTGGTGCTGGATGCCGTGACCTACACGCACCACTCCCTGCTGG AGAAGGTGACATTCAAGTCGTCGCAGGAGGCGacgaggatgagggagagggcagCGAAGGTCGGCAGGGAGCGGAGGGGCGTGGAGGAGATCCGCGACCGCTATATGGACGTGCTGCGCTCCTCCAAGCCCCTGCGCCGCGCCTGGCTCGGGGACTGCACtgctcctaccaccaccaccaccaccctcaccaccaccaccaccaccgggagAACCAGAGCGGAGGGCGCGCATTACACGGAGAGCGACGACAAGACGTTCCTGGACTCCCTCCATCTGGACAGCTTGCCCGCGCCACTCTCCCCCATCCCTGACACCAACCCCGCCCCCTCTACCCTGCACTCTGTCTCCGCCACCTCCTGCATCCCCCAGGTCTGCAGCACAGCCTCCCTGAGTGTCACCCTGACCCTCAcagtgtccaccaccaccaccaccaccaccactaccaccaccactgctgccgaCAACGCAGTCACCGCCCCGTATCCTGCAGACGCCCGCCGCAGGATGCCCAATACCCACCACAGCAGGGAA GCCCGGGAGGTGCTGCGGGCGTGGCTGAAGGAACACCAGCACTACCCTTACCCTGACGACGACCAGAAAGCGGCGCTGGTGCGGCTGACGGGGCTCACCGTGCAGCAGGTGACGCGCTGGCTGTCCAACGCGCGCCGCAGACACTTGCCCAGGCTGAAGGCAGACAGAGGGACCcagtga
- the LOC135114902 gene encoding uncharacterized protein LOC135114902 isoform X1, which translates to MTTVVQEKNAETDTCHGAAQELPLAPTTTTTTTPDTTLTLQNVSLDRKSDLRRSWTLILSYLLTEMVKQLSNYAATQTGDGASPLPPVLLVLLTELTKLVLVLCWAVVSGSRMSEWTPSFRFGVPATCYLVTNVLYLLALRSTAPPLWLMLIQTRTFYAVGVYHVVFGRDVSWGQMTGCLLVVASLPLAHASELEEGRPALLPSTLMASQTAAFLSTMASIVIEVSCEKGHEVGIRNQEMVRLRYTGKVSACIARPPSVFLLQLLLKNDSRSFCEQQTWLYCWSGFMAAIGLALQAPPLALSRFNLQSPSTWCCVLAVVSSAVSGLCVPVIIRSLDTIVKDYLAALNNVLLALLTAALFPHHFTLSGLFLLSLLVLLCGIWLYERKTLPVSSALNRIKSWFSLVGW; encoded by the exons ATGACAACAGTGGTGCAGGAGAAAAATGCAGAAACAGACACCTGTCACGGTGCTGCTCAGGAGCTTCCCCtagcacccaccaccaccaccaccaccactcctgacACCACCTTGACATTACAGAACGTTTCCCTGGACAGGAAGTCTGACCTACGGCGGTCGTGGACGCTCATCTTGTCCTACCTGCTGACGGAG ATGGTGAAGCAGCTGAGTAACTATGCGGCGACGCAGACTGGCGACGGTGCCTCCCCCCTGCCCccggtgctgctggtgctgcttaCTGAGCTGACCAAACTGGTGCTAGTGCTGTGTTGGGCTGTG GTGAGCGGGTCCCGGATGAGTGAGTGGACGCCCTCCTTTAGGTTCGGGGTTCCTGCCACCTGCTACCTGGTCACCAACGTGCTGTACCTGCTGGCGCTCAGAAGCACTGCCCCGCCCCTCTGGCTCATGCTTATCCAGACCAGGACCTTCTACGCTGTTGGTGTCTACCac GTTGTGTTCGGGCGGGATGTGTCCTGGGGCCAGATGACGGGCTGCCTCCTGGTGGTGGCCAGCCTGCCACTGGCTCATGCAAGTGAGCTAGAAGAAGGTCGCCCCGCCCTTCTCCCTTCTACCCTCATGGCCTCTCAGACAGCGGCCTTCCTATCTACCATGGCCTCCATCGTCATTGAGGTGAGTTGTGAGAAGGGGCATGAAGTGGGAATCAGGAATCAGGAGATGGTGAGGCTGAGGTACACAGGCAAGGTTTCAGCGTGCATAGCTCGTCCTCCCTCCGTCTTTCTTCTTCAGCTCCTGCTTAAGAACGACTCCCGGAGCTTCTGTGAGCAGCAGACGTGGCTGTACTGCTGGAGTGGCTTCATGGCCGCCATTGGCCTGGCCCTGCAGGCTCCGCCCCTGGCCCTCTCCCGCTTTaacctgcag TCCCCGTCCACGTGGTGCTGCGTGCTGGCCGTGGTGTCCTCGGCGGTGTCTGGCCTGTGTGTCCCCGTCATCATCAGGAGCCTGGACACTATTGTCAAG GACTATCTTGCCGCGCTGAACAACGTGTTACTGGCCCTGCTGACTGCTGCCCTCTTTCCCCACCACTTCACCCTCAgtggcctcttcctcctctccctgctggTCCTGCTGTGCGGCATCTGGCTCTACGAGAGGAAGACCCTGCCTGTTTCCTCCGCTCTGAACCGCATCAAGTCATGGTTCTCGTTAGTGGGATGGTGa
- the LOC135114902 gene encoding uncharacterized protein LOC135114902 isoform X2 codes for MTTVVQEKNAETDTCHGAAQELPLAPTTTTTTTPDTTLTLQNVSLDRKSDLRRSWTLILSYLLTEMVKQLSNYAATQTGDGASPLPPVLLVLLTELTKLVLVLCWAVVSGSRMSEWTPSFRFGVPATCYLVTNVLYLLALRSTAPPLWLMLIQTRTFYAVGVYHVVFGRDVSWGQMTGCLLVVASLPLAHASELEEGRPALLPSTLMASQTAAFLSTMASIVIELLLKNDSRSFCEQQTWLYCWSGFMAAIGLALQAPPLALSRFNLQSPSTWCCVLAVVSSAVSGLCVPVIIRSLDTIVKDYLAALNNVLLALLTAALFPHHFTLSGLFLLSLLVLLCGIWLYERKTLPVSSALNRIKSWFSLVGW; via the exons ATGACAACAGTGGTGCAGGAGAAAAATGCAGAAACAGACACCTGTCACGGTGCTGCTCAGGAGCTTCCCCtagcacccaccaccaccaccaccaccactcctgacACCACCTTGACATTACAGAACGTTTCCCTGGACAGGAAGTCTGACCTACGGCGGTCGTGGACGCTCATCTTGTCCTACCTGCTGACGGAG ATGGTGAAGCAGCTGAGTAACTATGCGGCGACGCAGACTGGCGACGGTGCCTCCCCCCTGCCCccggtgctgctggtgctgcttaCTGAGCTGACCAAACTGGTGCTAGTGCTGTGTTGGGCTGTG GTGAGCGGGTCCCGGATGAGTGAGTGGACGCCCTCCTTTAGGTTCGGGGTTCCTGCCACCTGCTACCTGGTCACCAACGTGCTGTACCTGCTGGCGCTCAGAAGCACTGCCCCGCCCCTCTGGCTCATGCTTATCCAGACCAGGACCTTCTACGCTGTTGGTGTCTACCac GTTGTGTTCGGGCGGGATGTGTCCTGGGGCCAGATGACGGGCTGCCTCCTGGTGGTGGCCAGCCTGCCACTGGCTCATGCAAGTGAGCTAGAAGAAGGTCGCCCCGCCCTTCTCCCTTCTACCCTCATGGCCTCTCAGACAGCGGCCTTCCTATCTACCATGGCCTCCATCGTCATTGAG CTCCTGCTTAAGAACGACTCCCGGAGCTTCTGTGAGCAGCAGACGTGGCTGTACTGCTGGAGTGGCTTCATGGCCGCCATTGGCCTGGCCCTGCAGGCTCCGCCCCTGGCCCTCTCCCGCTTTaacctgcag TCCCCGTCCACGTGGTGCTGCGTGCTGGCCGTGGTGTCCTCGGCGGTGTCTGGCCTGTGTGTCCCCGTCATCATCAGGAGCCTGGACACTATTGTCAAG GACTATCTTGCCGCGCTGAACAACGTGTTACTGGCCCTGCTGACTGCTGCCCTCTTTCCCCACCACTTCACCCTCAgtggcctcttcctcctctccctgctggTCCTGCTGTGCGGCATCTGGCTCTACGAGAGGAAGACCCTGCCTGTTTCCTCCGCTCTGAACCGCATCAAGTCATGGTTCTCGTTAGTGGGATGGTGa